One stretch of Janibacter limosus DNA includes these proteins:
- a CDS encoding proteasome assembly chaperone family protein translates to MTERLYRYEADTDTALLQPGPVIVAFDGFFDAGMAQRLLVDHLLEAGDPTVVASFDVDSLIDYRSRRPVITFDANRYTDYSDPSLVLYHLLDRDGQTYYILTGPEPDYRWEAVIDAVTTLMDEIGISIAVHAHGIPMAVPHTRPVGMTVHGSDERLIGEHKPVFGTVQVPASLAALLELRLGESSRDAVGFSIHVPHYLAQSSFHDAALTALNAIVDVTGLNLPNDALAEAAREGRLQIEREVEENDEVKEAVQALERQYDVHLRGLERPSLLAGEGDDLPSADEIGADFEDFLRTVDETDNP, encoded by the coding sequence GTGACCGAGCGTCTCTACCGCTACGAGGCCGACACCGACACCGCGCTGCTGCAGCCCGGACCGGTGATCGTGGCCTTCGACGGCTTCTTCGACGCGGGCATGGCCCAGCGGCTGCTCGTCGACCACCTCCTCGAGGCGGGCGACCCGACCGTGGTCGCCTCCTTCGACGTGGACTCGCTGATCGACTACCGCAGCCGCCGGCCGGTCATCACCTTCGACGCCAACCGGTACACCGACTACTCGGATCCCTCGCTGGTGCTCTACCACCTGCTCGACCGTGACGGCCAGACCTACTACATCCTCACCGGGCCCGAGCCCGACTACCGGTGGGAGGCGGTCATCGACGCCGTCACCACCCTCATGGACGAGATCGGCATCTCGATCGCGGTGCACGCCCACGGCATCCCCATGGCCGTCCCGCACACGCGCCCGGTCGGCATGACCGTCCACGGCTCCGACGAGCGACTCATCGGTGAGCACAAGCCGGTCTTCGGCACCGTGCAGGTCCCGGCCTCGCTCGCGGCGCTGCTCGAGCTGCGGCTGGGGGAGTCCTCCCGCGACGCCGTCGGCTTCAGCATCCACGTGCCGCACTACCTGGCGCAGTCGTCCTTCCACGACGCCGCGCTCACCGCGCTCAACGCCATCGTCGACGTCACCGGGCTCAACCTGCCCAACGACGCGCTCGCCGAGGCCGCCCGCGAGGGACGGCTGCAGATCGAGCGCGAGGTCGAGGAGAACGACGAGGTCAAGGAGGCCGTGCAGGCGCTCGAGCGCCAGTACGACGTCCACCTGCGCGGGCTCGAGCGGCCCAGCCTGCTCGCCGGCGAAGGGGACGACCTCCCGTCCGCCGACGAGATCGGCGCCGACTTCGAGGACTTCCTGCGCACGGTCGACGAGACCGACAACCCCTAG